The following are encoded in a window of Geobacter metallireducens GS-15 genomic DNA:
- a CDS encoding P-II family nitrogen regulator produces MKLIEAIIKPFKLDEVKDALTEIGVEGITVSEVKGFGRQKGHTELYRGAEYVVDFIPKVKIEIAVADEVVAKVVETIENTAKTGRIGDGKIFILPLDEAVRIRTGEKGAEAI; encoded by the coding sequence ATGAAGCTCATCGAAGCGATAATCAAACCGTTCAAGCTGGACGAGGTAAAGGATGCGCTCACCGAAATCGGCGTGGAAGGAATAACTGTGAGCGAAGTAAAGGGATTCGGTCGCCAGAAGGGGCATACCGAACTCTACCGCGGTGCCGAGTATGTTGTCGATTTCATTCCAAAGGTTAAGATTGAGATTGCGGTTGCCGATGAGGTGGTGGCCAAGGTGGTGGAAACCATAGAAAATACCGCCAAGACCGGCAGAATCGGCGACGGCAAGATATTCATCCTTCCCCTCGACGAGGCGGTCAGGATCAGGACCGGCGAAAAGGGTGCCGAGGCCATCTGA
- a CDS encoding ammonium transporter: MKFKLSFVALLATVALSLPVALLAEEVKTAAPAQAALSSAQTAALAPAVTAAPAAAPATPAAPKNVDPVLNTGDTAWMLVSAAMVLFMIPGLAFFYGGMVRGKNVLSTIMHSFVAMGIVGVQWAVIGYSLSFGPDIGGGLLGNLSKALLNGLITFKDGNPVYALFQNVPTAPGAIPEYVFAMFQCMFAMITVALISGALAERVKFSAYCVFVLLWTTLVYDPLAHWVWMSDGWLFKKGALDFAGGTVVHLSSGISALAFLIFLGKRHGFPHERMAPHSLPLTMLGVGMLWFGWFGFNAGSAIVGANCSDAAGGLAGLAFATTTIAPAAGGLSWMIAEWIHAGKPSALGFGSGVVAGLVVITPAAGFVQPGAAILMGLAAGVVCYGGVLLKAKLKYDDSLDAFGVHGVGGTFGALTTGIFATVGATGLLSGNVSQFLTQVIAVVAAGAYAFIVTLVIAFVLHKTIGLRVEKEDEIMGLDQTQHSESAYN; encoded by the coding sequence ATGAAGTTTAAACTATCATTTGTCGCATTGCTGGCAACTGTCGCGCTCTCGCTCCCGGTCGCCCTCCTGGCAGAGGAGGTGAAGACCGCCGCTCCGGCACAGGCTGCCCTGTCCTCGGCCCAGACGGCTGCCCTTGCGCCCGCTGTCACCGCGGCGCCCGCCGCTGCTCCGGCCACCCCTGCCGCACCGAAAAACGTCGATCCGGTTCTCAATACCGGCGACACCGCCTGGATGCTCGTCTCCGCCGCCATGGTCCTCTTCATGATTCCGGGCCTTGCCTTCTTCTACGGCGGCATGGTCCGGGGCAAGAACGTCCTCTCGACGATCATGCACTCCTTTGTCGCCATGGGGATCGTCGGTGTGCAATGGGCGGTGATTGGCTACTCCCTCTCCTTCGGCCCTGACATCGGCGGCGGCCTCCTCGGGAACCTGAGCAAGGCGCTCCTGAACGGTCTCATCACCTTCAAGGATGGCAACCCGGTCTACGCCCTCTTTCAGAACGTGCCGACCGCACCGGGGGCCATCCCTGAGTACGTCTTCGCCATGTTCCAGTGCATGTTCGCCATGATTACCGTTGCCCTCATCTCCGGCGCCCTGGCCGAGCGGGTGAAGTTCTCCGCCTACTGCGTCTTCGTGCTCCTCTGGACCACCCTGGTGTACGACCCCTTGGCCCACTGGGTCTGGATGAGCGACGGCTGGCTCTTCAAGAAAGGCGCTCTCGACTTCGCCGGCGGCACGGTTGTTCACCTCTCCTCCGGTATCTCGGCCCTGGCGTTTCTCATCTTCCTCGGCAAGCGGCACGGGTTTCCCCACGAGCGGATGGCGCCCCACAGCCTGCCGCTGACTATGCTCGGCGTCGGCATGCTCTGGTTCGGCTGGTTCGGCTTCAACGCCGGTTCCGCCATCGTCGGGGCCAACTGCTCCGACGCGGCGGGGGGGCTGGCCGGTCTCGCCTTTGCCACCACGACCATCGCGCCGGCTGCCGGCGGCCTTTCCTGGATGATCGCGGAATGGATTCACGCGGGCAAACCTTCCGCCCTCGGTTTCGGTTCCGGTGTCGTTGCCGGCCTGGTCGTCATTACCCCCGCTGCCGGTTTCGTGCAACCCGGGGCCGCCATCCTCATGGGACTTGCGGCGGGCGTGGTCTGCTATGGTGGCGTGCTGCTGAAGGCCAAGCTCAAGTACGACGACTCCCTCGACGCCTTCGGTGTCCACGGAGTGGGGGGGACCTTCGGCGCCCTCACCACCGGTATCTTCGCCACCGTCGGCGCCACGGGGCTCCTCTCCGGCAATGTCTCCCAGTTCTTAACCCAGGTGATTGCAGTCGTGGCCGCCGGCGCCTATGCCTTCATCGTCACCCTTGTTATTGCCTTTGTCCTCCACAAGACCATCGGGCTCCGCGTGGAAAAGGAAGACGAGATCATGGGGCTCGACCAGACCCAGCATTCCGAGTCGGCCTACAACTGA
- a CDS encoding trans-sulfuration enzyme family protein, protein MNIATQTAQIGLEWDTRTGAVTVPIYQTATFRHPGLGQSTGYDYTRSGNPTRQALEEGIARLEGGARGFAYASGMAAIANLLLLFKKGDHLVVTEDLYGGTCRLFDQIFTQYELSFTYVDTSDIKAVRAAIRPETKALFVESLTNPLLKVADIAALSALCRERGLLHIVDNTFLTPYLLRPFDHGADITVYSATKYLAGHNDTVSGLVAVKDPQLAERVYFLQNSVGAVLGPQDSWLTIRGMKTLSVRLDRQQENAGRVAQWLSNHPRVRKVYYPGLSGHPGHPGHELLARQARGFGAMIAFEVDEHALVERLLLKTEVISFAESLGGVETLITFPQVQTHADIPPELRQRLGINDVLLRLSVGIEDADDLIDDLAQAFEGGDQGSGTGDR, encoded by the coding sequence ATGAACATCGCAACCCAGACAGCACAGATCGGACTTGAGTGGGACACCCGCACCGGCGCGGTGACGGTCCCCATCTACCAGACGGCCACCTTCCGGCACCCGGGGCTCGGCCAGAGCACCGGCTACGACTATACCCGCTCCGGCAACCCCACCCGGCAGGCCCTGGAGGAGGGGATCGCCCGCCTGGAGGGAGGCGCCCGGGGCTTCGCCTACGCCTCGGGCATGGCCGCCATCGCCAATCTCCTCCTCCTCTTCAAGAAGGGGGACCACTTGGTGGTGACCGAGGATCTCTACGGCGGTACCTGTCGTCTCTTCGACCAGATCTTCACCCAGTACGAGCTCTCCTTCACCTACGTGGACACGAGCGACATCAAGGCAGTGCGTGCCGCCATCCGCCCAGAAACGAAGGCCCTCTTCGTGGAGTCCCTCACCAACCCGCTCCTCAAGGTAGCCGACATCGCGGCCCTCTCGGCCCTCTGCCGGGAGCGGGGGCTTCTCCACATCGTGGACAACACCTTCCTCACCCCCTATCTCCTGCGCCCCTTCGACCATGGGGCCGACATCACCGTCTACAGCGCCACCAAGTACCTGGCCGGCCACAACGACACGGTCTCCGGCCTCGTGGCGGTGAAGGACCCGCAGCTGGCCGAGCGGGTCTACTTCCTCCAGAACTCGGTGGGTGCGGTCCTGGGCCCCCAGGATTCCTGGCTCACCATCCGGGGGATGAAGACCCTTTCGGTGCGCCTCGACCGACAGCAGGAGAACGCAGGGCGGGTCGCCCAGTGGCTTTCGAATCACCCGCGGGTGCGGAAGGTCTACTACCCCGGCCTCTCCGGCCACCCCGGCCACCCCGGCCATGAACTCCTCGCCCGCCAGGCACGGGGCTTCGGTGCCATGATTGCCTTCGAGGTGGACGAGCATGCGCTCGTGGAGCGTTTGCTTCTGAAGACGGAAGTGATATCCTTCGCCGAGAGCCTCGGCGGGGTGGAAACCCTCATTACCTTCCCCCAGGTCCAGACCCATGCCGATATTCCGCCCGAACTGCGGCAGCGGCTTGGGATCAACGATGTGCTCCTGCGCCTCTCCGTGGGGATCGAGGACGCGGACGACCTGATCGACGACCTGGCCCAGGCGTTTGAAGGCGGGGACCAGGGATCGGGAACCGGGGACCGGTAA
- a CDS encoding inositol monophosphatase family protein, with amino-acid sequence MKEFLETAIRAARSAGAIQRQRLWEEHDIRFKGEIDLVTEVDRACEDLIVATIRGAHPGHGILAEEGTRDAGMSPHRWIVDPLDGTTNYAHGFPWFCVSIALEIDGEVRLGVIYHPVMDELFTAVKGEGAFVNGRPIRVSSRQPLKQCLLATGFPYDRTRDNENNFANFFSFQFAARAVRRAGAAALDLAYVAAGRLDGYWEVKLKPWDVAAGQLLVTEAGGWVTNHAGEPFAIDDHRILASNGLIHDEMLAVLSGKVM; translated from the coding sequence ATGAAGGAATTTCTGGAGACGGCGATCCGGGCCGCGCGCAGCGCCGGCGCCATCCAGCGGCAGCGGCTCTGGGAGGAGCACGATATCCGCTTCAAGGGGGAGATCGATCTGGTCACCGAGGTGGACCGGGCGTGCGAGGACCTGATCGTCGCCACCATCCGCGGTGCCCATCCGGGCCACGGCATTCTGGCCGAGGAGGGGACGCGGGATGCGGGGATGTCCCCTCACCGCTGGATCGTGGACCCCCTCGACGGCACCACCAACTACGCCCACGGTTTCCCCTGGTTCTGCGTCTCCATCGCCCTGGAGATCGACGGCGAGGTAAGGCTTGGCGTCATCTACCACCCGGTCATGGACGAACTCTTCACCGCCGTGAAAGGAGAGGGGGCCTTCGTGAACGGCAGGCCCATCCGGGTTTCATCCCGCCAGCCACTCAAGCAGTGCCTCCTCGCCACCGGCTTCCCCTATGACCGGACCCGCGACAACGAGAACAACTTCGCCAACTTCTTCAGCTTCCAGTTTGCCGCCCGGGCCGTGCGCCGGGCCGGGGCTGCGGCCCTCGATCTGGCTTACGTGGCTGCGGGCCGTCTCGACGGCTACTGGGAGGTGAAGCTGAAACCCTGGGACGTGGCCGCCGGCCAGCTCCTGGTCACCGAGGCGGGGGGGTGGGTGACGAACCATGCCGGCGAGCCCTTTGCCATCGACGACCACCGCATTCTGGCTTCCAACGGCCTTATCCACGACGAAATGCTGGCGGTATTGTCGGGTAAAGTGATGTGA
- a CDS encoding response regulator yields MRILLVEDDRMIGEAVEQALKDAAYAVDWVRDGISASDAVETGEYQLVILDLGLPGRDGLGVLERMRGDGNNAAVLIVTARDALDDRIRGLDLGADDYLVKPFAVGELLARIRAVSRRQTGSAAPLLTNGVVTLDPVSKEAVCGERRCRLTAREFSLLQALLVRPGAILSRDELETRIYGWNEEVESNAVEFLIHSVRKKLGSESIRNVRGMGWMVDRNQ; encoded by the coding sequence ATGCGAATTTTGTTGGTTGAAGATGACCGGATGATTGGCGAGGCGGTGGAACAAGCGTTGAAGGATGCCGCCTATGCCGTGGACTGGGTCCGTGACGGCATCAGCGCCTCCGACGCCGTTGAAACCGGCGAATATCAACTGGTGATCCTCGATCTGGGGCTCCCCGGACGGGACGGTCTGGGGGTGCTGGAACGGATGCGCGGCGACGGGAACAACGCCGCCGTTCTCATCGTCACTGCCCGCGATGCCCTCGATGACCGGATTCGTGGCCTCGATCTGGGTGCGGACGACTATCTGGTCAAGCCGTTCGCGGTAGGCGAACTGCTGGCCAGGATCCGGGCCGTAAGCCGCCGCCAGACGGGGAGCGCTGCCCCACTTCTTACGAACGGGGTCGTTACCCTTGACCCGGTTAGCAAGGAAGCCGTCTGCGGCGAACGGCGCTGCCGCCTCACCGCCCGTGAGTTCTCGCTACTGCAGGCTCTGCTCGTGCGCCCCGGCGCAATCCTTTCCCGTGATGAGCTGGAAACCCGCATCTATGGCTGGAATGAGGAAGTGGAGAGCAATGCCGTCGAATTCCTGATCCATTCGGTACGCAAGAAACTGGGGAGCGAGTCAATCAGAAATGTTCGGGGGATGGGATGGATGGTGGATCGCAACCAGTGA
- a CDS encoding sensor histidine kinase, which produces MADALAKYLPDNGNVEGELLELLAFNEKMAELGRMAAGVVHELNTPLSVIVSATQMILREEELPEFVREMVERVNEEAHRLAELTKGVLSFARRDSGGRAEADANQVIGEVMTFLRFEAGKRSIGVIEDLDHRLPFIAADANRVKQVIINLVMNAFQAMGEGGTLFLRTVQESETAVTVQVADTGPGIPPDAQERIFTPFFTTKEPGEGTGLGLFITRKLMEGIGGAIAVKSVVGEGTTFTLTFPVAE; this is translated from the coding sequence ATGGCGGATGCACTGGCGAAATATCTCCCCGACAACGGCAACGTGGAAGGGGAACTTCTGGAACTGCTTGCCTTCAACGAGAAGATGGCGGAACTGGGGAGGATGGCGGCGGGAGTGGTTCACGAGCTGAACACCCCCCTGTCGGTCATTGTCTCGGCCACCCAGATGATCCTCCGGGAGGAGGAACTGCCCGAGTTCGTCCGCGAGATGGTGGAGCGGGTCAACGAGGAGGCCCACCGCCTGGCCGAGCTGACCAAGGGGGTCCTCTCCTTTGCCCGGCGGGATAGTGGGGGGCGGGCCGAGGCGGATGCGAACCAGGTCATCGGCGAGGTCATGACCTTCCTCCGCTTCGAGGCCGGGAAGCGGTCCATCGGTGTCATCGAGGACCTGGACCACCGGCTCCCCTTCATCGCCGCCGACGCCAACCGGGTGAAACAGGTGATCATCAACCTGGTCATGAACGCCTTCCAGGCCATGGGTGAGGGGGGAACTCTCTTCCTGCGGACGGTTCAGGAGAGCGAGACGGCCGTTACGGTGCAGGTGGCCGACACCGGTCCCGGCATCCCCCCTGACGCCCAGGAGCGGATCTTTACCCCCTTCTTCACCACCAAGGAGCCGGGGGAGGGGACCGGCCTCGGCCTCTTCATCACCCGCAAGCTCATGGAAGGAATCGGCGGCGCCATCGCCGTGAAGAGCGTGGTGGGAGAGGGGACCACCTTCACCCTGACCTTTCCCGTTGCGGAATAA
- a CDS encoding trans-sulfuration enzyme family protein yields the protein MKFGTRIIHTGHDIDPTTGAVSIPIYQTSTFRQESVDHFGKYDYARSDNPTREALEETIAQLEGGTRGFAYASGMAAISSVLLLFSPGDHLVVCEDVYGGTFRVLTQLFSRLGITSTFVDATDLDAIAAAFRPETKGLFLESPSNPLLKITDLEGAARIARERGAITLVDNTFMTPYLQRPLEVGCDIVLHSGTKFLNGHSDVICGFAVVKDPELGKRIRFIQNAFGAILGPQDSWLVLRGLKTLRVRMEESQRSATRIASWLAGEKRVTRVLYPGLPSHPGHAIHARQSSGPGAVLSFALDSLEVTRRLLEGMKLAAFAVSLGGVESIISYPARMSHAAMPPEERAARGIGDTLVRLSVGLEEADDLIAEMDRLING from the coding sequence ATGAAATTCGGCACCCGCATCATCCACACCGGCCACGACATCGACCCCACCACCGGGGCGGTTTCCATCCCCATCTACCAGACCTCTACCTTTCGTCAGGAGTCGGTGGATCACTTCGGCAAGTATGACTATGCCCGTTCCGACAATCCCACTCGGGAGGCCCTGGAGGAGACCATTGCCCAGCTGGAGGGAGGAACTCGCGGGTTTGCCTACGCCTCGGGGATGGCGGCCATCTCGTCGGTGCTGCTTCTCTTCTCGCCGGGGGATCACCTGGTGGTCTGCGAGGATGTGTACGGGGGGACGTTCCGGGTCCTGACCCAGCTCTTCAGCCGCCTCGGCATCACCTCCACCTTCGTGGATGCCACCGATCTGGACGCCATCGCCGCTGCGTTCCGGCCCGAGACCAAGGGGCTCTTCCTGGAGAGCCCGTCGAACCCGCTTCTCAAGATCACCGACCTGGAAGGCGCGGCCCGCATCGCCCGGGAGCGGGGCGCCATAACGCTGGTGGACAACACCTTCATGACTCCCTACCTCCAGAGGCCCCTGGAGGTGGGGTGCGACATCGTCCTCCACAGCGGGACCAAGTTCCTGAACGGCCACAGCGACGTCATCTGCGGCTTTGCCGTGGTGAAGGACCCCGAGTTGGGGAAGCGGATCCGCTTCATTCAGAATGCCTTCGGCGCCATCCTCGGCCCCCAGGATTCGTGGCTCGTGCTCCGGGGGCTCAAGACCCTTCGGGTGCGGATGGAGGAGAGCCAGCGGAGCGCGACCCGCATCGCCTCGTGGCTGGCGGGAGAGAAGCGGGTGACCCGGGTGCTGTACCCCGGCCTTCCGAGCCACCCCGGCCATGCAATCCATGCCCGCCAGAGCTCGGGTCCCGGCGCGGTTCTCTCCTTTGCCCTCGACTCCCTGGAGGTTACCCGCCGGCTCCTGGAGGGGATGAAGCTGGCCGCCTTCGCCGTGAGCCTCGGCGGGGTGGAGAGCATCATCTCCTACCCGGCCAGGATGTCCCATGCGGCCATGCCCCCCGAGGAGCGGGCCGCCCGCGGCATCGGCGACACGCTCGTGCGCCTCTCGGTGGGGCTGGAGGAGGCCGACGACCTCATCGCGGAGATGGACCGGCTCATCAACGGCTGA
- a CDS encoding undecaprenyl-diphosphatase, protein MEALNHRLFFLINAPAHPDALMVSFARGLADELIWLVPLLLIYGWLWGNEQRRIAMLEATVAGLAGLLANQVIALVWPHPRPFMVNMGHTFLRHVADSSFPSDHLTLIWSVSFCLIMRKHFRPAGIAVALAGLPVAWARIYLGVHFPLDMVGAALVAVMSAWLVLRGERLLIDVCYRPMFAAYHLLAKPLIRGGWLNE, encoded by the coding sequence ATGGAAGCATTGAACCATAGACTGTTTTTTCTGATTAACGCCCCCGCTCATCCTGACGCGCTCATGGTGTCTTTTGCCCGCGGGCTGGCTGATGAGCTCATCTGGCTGGTGCCGCTGCTTCTGATATATGGCTGGCTGTGGGGGAATGAACAACGACGCATCGCGATGCTGGAGGCAACGGTAGCCGGCTTGGCGGGCCTGCTGGCCAACCAGGTCATTGCCCTTGTCTGGCCGCATCCACGCCCGTTCATGGTCAACATGGGGCATACCTTTTTGAGGCATGTGGCGGATTCCTCATTCCCAAGCGACCACCTGACCCTGATCTGGTCCGTTTCATTTTGCCTGATAATGCGGAAGCACTTCCGGCCGGCGGGCATTGCCGTCGCTTTGGCGGGGCTGCCGGTGGCCTGGGCGCGGATCTATCTGGGAGTCCATTTCCCGCTTGATATGGTCGGAGCCGCCCTGGTGGCCGTCATGAGCGCCTGGCTGGTGCTCCGTGGGGAACGGTTGCTGATTGACGTCTGCTACCGGCCGATGTTCGCGGCATACCACCTGCTCGCGAAGCCGTTGATTCGAGGCGGATGGCTCAACGAATAA
- the nifV gene encoding homocitrate synthase — protein sequence MESATKNTVIIDDTTLRDGEQTAGVVFSKREKLAIARLLDDIGVQELECGIPAMGEEEREVIRALVDLGLNARLITWNRAVIPDIEASLACGVAAVDISLSVSDQMIAHKLRTSRDGVMEQLKRALGFAKEHDLYVSVGGEDASRADLGFLAELMEITCSMGGDRFRFCDTLGILDPFTMYEKVKALRAAAPGLDIEVHTHNDLGMATANALAGIKAGARFVNTTVNGLGERAGNAALEEVVMGLKLACGIDPGIDTHRFHEISRFVGRASQRPVPPWKAVVGERVFSHESGLHADGVIKDARNYEGFDPAEVGLCRHIVVGKHSGTSGLVERFRQMGIELSRQEAGALMDGVRAMAQRLKRPLSDGELRALHAAGRCALRAA from the coding sequence ATGGAAAGCGCGACAAAGAACACAGTCATTATCGACGACACCACTCTGCGCGACGGCGAGCAGACCGCTGGCGTCGTTTTCAGCAAAAGGGAAAAGCTGGCCATCGCCCGGCTGCTGGACGACATCGGGGTGCAGGAGCTGGAATGCGGCATCCCGGCCATGGGGGAGGAGGAGCGGGAGGTGATCCGTGCCCTGGTGGACCTGGGGCTCAACGCCCGACTCATCACCTGGAACCGGGCCGTGATCCCCGACATCGAGGCATCCCTGGCCTGCGGCGTTGCGGCGGTGGACATCTCCCTCTCGGTCTCTGACCAGATGATTGCCCACAAACTCCGCACAAGCCGGGATGGGGTCATGGAGCAGCTGAAACGGGCCCTGGGCTTTGCCAAAGAACATGATCTCTACGTCTCCGTCGGTGGGGAGGACGCGAGCCGGGCCGACCTCGGGTTCCTGGCCGAGCTCATGGAGATCACCTGCTCCATGGGGGGAGACCGCTTCCGCTTCTGCGACACTCTCGGCATTCTCGACCCGTTCACCATGTACGAGAAGGTGAAGGCCCTGCGGGCTGCAGCCCCCGGCCTTGACATCGAGGTCCACACCCACAATGACCTGGGGATGGCCACAGCCAACGCCCTCGCCGGCATCAAGGCTGGTGCCCGTTTTGTGAACACCACGGTGAACGGCCTCGGGGAGCGGGCAGGCAACGCGGCTCTGGAAGAGGTGGTGATGGGGCTCAAGCTTGCCTGCGGCATCGACCCGGGGATCGACACCCACCGCTTCCACGAGATTTCCCGCTTCGTTGGAAGGGCCTCCCAGCGGCCGGTCCCCCCCTGGAAGGCGGTAGTGGGGGAGCGGGTATTCTCCCATGAATCGGGGCTTCACGCCGACGGGGTCATCAAGGATGCCCGCAACTACGAGGGGTTCGATCCGGCCGAGGTGGGGCTTTGCCGACACATCGTGGTGGGGAAGCATTCGGGGACCAGCGGCCTTGTGGAGCGTTTCCGGCAGATGGGGATTGAGCTCTCCCGGCAGGAGGCAGGTGCTCTGATGGATGGGGTGCGGGCCATGGCCCAGCGGCTGAAGCGCCCCCTCTCCGACGGGGAGCTTCGAGCCCTCCATGCCGCGGGGCGGTGCGCCCTCAGGGCGGCATGA
- a CDS encoding cupin domain-containing protein yields the protein MSGTTESLVGRAIDLKELIAYQEGSVVSKTLNDKKVGTITLFAFDKGQGLSEHTAPYDAFVEIVDGEADITIVGTDHRVKEGQFIIMPANQPHALRAVTPFKMLLVMIRA from the coding sequence ATGAGCGGCACGACCGAATCCCTGGTGGGACGCGCCATTGATCTGAAGGAACTTATCGCATACCAGGAAGGCTCCGTTGTGAGCAAGACCCTCAACGACAAGAAGGTGGGCACAATCACCCTCTTCGCCTTCGATAAGGGGCAGGGGCTGAGCGAGCATACTGCCCCCTACGATGCCTTCGTGGAGATCGTGGACGGCGAGGCCGACATCACCATTGTCGGCACCGACCACCGGGTGAAGGAGGGGCAGTTCATCATCATGCCCGCCAATCAGCCCCACGCCCTGCGGGCGGTGACCCCGTTCAAGATGCTGCTGGTGATGATCCGGGCATAA
- a CDS encoding ATP-binding protein, protein MDGGSQPVNGSLRRRLSLWIAGVTIASGLAAGFCSYLMAFREAQELQDDQLRQMALLLGRHAQTSDAWMSPMGSIDHNDPDARIVVSPLGNVPRPPKLPPLPTTLPEGFQTLDNHGTAWRLFVFTLPSGMRLATGQMTAVRNEIARDSALFTLIPILLLVPTLSFLAAWVIRHTLMPVTHLSHQLDRRDDTNLAAVSVVGVPSEIRPFVIAINGLMQRLATAIEQQRRFIADAAHELRSPLTALTVQAENLEHGISSPEGKLRVMQLKAGLERAGKLLEQLLSLARHQSCAAPPVEVLFSHLVRQVIEDYMPFAAGKRIDFGCERFEEVTLIAPSEDLLVLARNAVDNALRYTPPGGTVDVSLYRDKEDVVFQVDDTGPGIPEGEEERMFEPFYRVTGNNETGSGLGLAIIRSIADRLGGTVTLCNREGGTGARFRYRQPLPASNR, encoded by the coding sequence ATGGATGGTGGATCGCAACCAGTGAACGGCTCCCTGCGACGCCGGCTTTCGCTCTGGATTGCCGGGGTGACCATTGCAAGCGGCCTGGCGGCAGGGTTCTGTTCATACCTCATGGCGTTTCGGGAGGCCCAGGAACTCCAGGATGACCAGCTCCGCCAGATGGCTCTGCTGCTGGGGCGTCACGCGCAAACGTCGGATGCGTGGATGAGCCCCATGGGAAGTATCGACCACAACGATCCCGACGCCAGAATCGTTGTCTCTCCCCTGGGGAACGTTCCCCGCCCCCCGAAGCTGCCCCCTCTTCCCACCACATTGCCCGAAGGATTCCAAACCCTGGACAACCACGGAACCGCCTGGCGCCTCTTCGTCTTCACCCTTCCGTCCGGCATGCGGCTTGCGACGGGACAGATGACGGCGGTGCGCAATGAGATAGCTCGGGACAGTGCCCTTTTCACCCTGATCCCGATACTGCTGCTGGTGCCGACGCTGTCTTTTCTGGCAGCCTGGGTCATCCGGCACACCCTGATGCCAGTCACGCATCTTTCCCATCAACTGGACCGGCGGGATGACACCAACCTGGCGGCGGTCTCGGTGGTCGGCGTACCGTCGGAGATACGCCCCTTTGTTATCGCCATCAACGGCCTGATGCAACGCCTCGCTACAGCCATCGAGCAGCAGCGCCGTTTCATCGCCGACGCAGCCCATGAGCTGCGCTCCCCCCTCACGGCCCTCACCGTTCAGGCGGAAAACCTGGAACACGGCATTTCATCTCCAGAGGGAAAACTGCGGGTTATGCAACTCAAGGCAGGACTGGAGCGGGCCGGGAAATTGCTGGAACAGCTTTTGAGCCTGGCGCGGCACCAATCCTGCGCAGCGCCCCCGGTTGAAGTGCTCTTCAGTCATCTGGTCAGGCAGGTTATCGAGGATTACATGCCGTTCGCCGCCGGCAAACGGATTGATTTCGGCTGTGAGCGGTTCGAGGAGGTTACCCTGATCGCCCCTTCGGAAGACTTGCTGGTGCTGGCGCGTAACGCCGTTGACAATGCGCTGCGCTATACGCCGCCGGGCGGGACGGTTGATGTCAGTCTGTACCGCGACAAGGAAGATGTGGTTTTCCAGGTGGATGATACCGGGCCGGGGATTCCCGAAGGTGAAGAGGAGCGGATGTTTGAACCGTTCTATCGGGTAACGGGAAACAATGAAACCGGCAGCGGTCTCGGACTGGCAATCATACGCAGCATTGCGGACCGGCTTGGAGGCACCGTGACGCTTTGCAACAGGGAAGGCGGGACAGGTGCGCGCTTCCGCTACCGACAACCGCTACCCGCAAGCAACCGGTGA
- a CDS encoding COG4705 family protein translates to MNTTPEQTTRQLLIKVPQVTIIFWIIKIAATTLGETGGDAVSMSMNLGYLVGTGIFAAIFAVAVTAQVRADRFHPFLYWSTIIATTTVGTTLADFADRSLGIGYAGGASLLFALLMGSLLVWYRSMGSVSVDTVRTRKAEVFYWVTIMFSQTLGTALGDWTADTAGLGYTGGALVFTILLAGVVAAYYWTRISRTALFWTAFILTRPLGAVVGDLLDKPVSAGGFGLNRYSASAVLFSFILLGLYALPQRAAERNH, encoded by the coding sequence ATGAATACAACACCCGAACAGACAACCCGGCAACTCCTGATCAAAGTGCCGCAAGTCACCATCATCTTCTGGATCATCAAGATCGCCGCAACAACCCTCGGTGAAACGGGGGGCGACGCCGTATCCATGTCCATGAACCTGGGGTATCTGGTCGGCACGGGCATCTTCGCCGCGATCTTTGCCGTCGCCGTCACCGCGCAGGTACGCGCTGACCGTTTTCACCCCTTCTTATATTGGAGCACCATCATCGCCACGACAACAGTGGGGACCACCCTGGCCGATTTTGCCGACCGGTCCCTGGGTATCGGCTATGCCGGAGGAGCGTCGCTTCTCTTTGCCCTTCTCATGGGATCCCTCCTTGTCTGGTATCGAAGCATGGGCTCCGTCTCCGTCGACACGGTGCGGACAAGGAAGGCAGAGGTGTTTTACTGGGTAACCATCATGTTTTCCCAAACCCTTGGCACCGCCCTGGGAGACTGGACCGCGGATACGGCCGGCCTCGGCTACACAGGGGGAGCGCTCGTTTTCACCATCCTGCTGGCAGGGGTTGTCGCGGCATACTACTGGACCCGCATATCCCGCACGGCTCTTTTCTGGACCGCCTTCATCCTGACGCGCCCCCTCGGGGCGGTGGTCGGCGATCTGCTCGACAAGCCGGTCAGCGCCGGAGGCTTCGGATTGAACCGCTACTCGGCATCGGCGGTCCTTTTCAGCTTTATCCTGCTGGGTCTGTATGCCCTTCCCCAGCGGGCCGCGGAGAGAAACCATTGA